The following is a genomic window from Prunus persica cultivar Lovell chromosome G7, Prunus_persica_NCBIv2, whole genome shotgun sequence.
ATGATTTTCCACCCGTcccaagaaaaacaagagagaAACCTCCACATATATCTCTTGAAAGAGCTGTTGAGAGAGCAAACTCTTTCGCATCTAAATACCCCTTTTTCAAGATTGCTATGCATGCCACTTATATCCATGGGCATCATATGGTAAGCTTTCTATAGAGCCATCACATTCctttagaaagaaaattaaatcagAAACTCTCTCCAAAATTTTATCAACGTCTTCCTGCTTtccatcttttttatttttcattttctttttcccagaACTTGTCATCCTCGTTTGTCAAAGAAAATCTTAACCAGACAAGTACTTATGCCATCCTTCGGGTTTCGGATGGAAGAACATGGTCTGTCAAATTAGACCAATATGGCGATGCAAGAACTAGATTCCAAGGTGGTTGGATGGACTTTGTGAGAGAGAATAGTTTGGTAATTGGTGATGTGTGTGTCTTTGTGTTGGTTAACAACATCAAACCTTTATTTGATGTTGCTTTTTACCGCACCAAATCAAAAGCTGCACATTGCACCTTGAATAATTGAAAGTGAAGCCTGATAGATCAACTAATTGAATCTGTACTACCAAGTTGAGTCTGAATGTTCAAGGCAGAGGAGGCCTGCAAATTTAAAAGGTGTCCAAATCCAAACATAAGTATGTTTATTTGTCCTTCATTGTTGTTTTGATCACCTTAGAAAAGGCTCAATCTTCGAGTCTATAATGACATTGTTCTTTTTGAGTTTCAGTTGCCATCTTCAACAATTCATTTGAAAAAGTCATCACTGCTCCATACTTTTTGTAACCAAATCGAATTCTTCCCCATTGAAAAGGCAACTGTTCAAGTTATTATTGATCGTGGCCTGTAAATTTGTTTAATCAAATCtctgttaaaaaaatatactttTAAAGACAATGATAAAGTGCTACAtttctcaattttattttgttttattccctttttttttttttttttcaatcaatcACATTGAGTTCTCTAACatgccaaaaacaaaaatataactttaaaaaaataaagaagtttAAATGCATCAATGTAAATCTAGGAGATCTCTATACTTTTTTTAGTCAATTTTAATTCATCTCCATTTCCGAAACCTCGATATTTTAGACATAATTATGATAATTCATTCTCACCATCATATTCAACAATACTGTTTTAGAGCATCTAGTTTTTCCAGGAGTTTCTTATACACAATAAATTCAGCCTTTAATAGATTGTGTGGCCTGTGGAGTTGTTTGAATTCCAGTCGCCAACATTTATTAAGCTTCGTTTCTTtgtgacaaaaaaagaagcagcttcttttattttatttttacggTATTTCACTTAATTGAAAACTGTTAATATTCTGTAACCAAAAAACTGttaatattcaaatttaaaaaaatacaactacTACAAACACTTCACTCACACAAGTATCCCAAagaatattgaaaaataaataaaagtatccCAAAGAATACAAATAATACCCCTACACTAAAAATGacctcaaaaagaaaaaaggctaAAAAAAGATCTCAAAAACAAAGCTAAAACACTGGGTGACTTGAAGCACAGACGTACGAGTTTATTGAGTTGAGTGAATtagcatatttttttatttttttatttttttattttttatttttgcgaAAGAGTGAATGAGCAATTTAAttactctcttcttttttgttggtcAAGTCAAATAATTACACTTTAAGTCCAAGTAAATTGGTCACCCTCACCACCAAATCACATAGAAACAGAACAGAACCCCTGTTTTTCTAGCTGGGGGAGAACTGGGAAGacaaatgaaagaaatatattcAGAAACTACAGATTTGTGCCCTGAACTTTAAAACACAACTTAGAGCTTTGAAGCACATCACAAAGCTTTTGAACTTCAAGTCTTCAACCATGACTTCTCTTCGCAGAGAAATTGGTAACCCTACCAAAAGATTCTCCTCTTCCACTCCCCATTTCTTAATGATGATTCCAAAGGGTACTTCTGGAGACATGAAACTTGTAagcagctctctctctctctctctctctctctctctctctctcgagtCCATTCTCCATTGGGTTGTTTTATTTCAAGTTTAccctttaataatttattataaaataaatggcAATCTTTTTCTATGCGTTTGATAAATGTTTGGTGCAGTGGTATTTTCTGTAATAGTGCTCACTCACACTTGTGACTACACATATTTATGCATTCATCACAAGCTCATTTATCTCAAGACATAAAAACAGAACCGCTGTTTTCCTATCTGAAAGAGAACTGGGAATACAAATTAACGAAAAAGATTCAGAAACAACAGCTTTGTTTGTTCCATAAACTTTGAAACACTTCTTAAAGCTTTGAAACTTGAAGTCTTCAACAATGACTTTTCTTCGTAGGGAAATCCATAACTGGCCAAAATGTTATGCTACCAATCCCCATTTCTTTGTGATGGTTCCAAAGGGTACTTGTAGAGAGAGCAAACTTGTAAGCTCTCCATGATGCCCATTTGACATATATTGGAATTAATTGGCTTTGGTTCATGCTTTCATGGCTGCTGTTTTCTGTTCTTTAGGGCATGGACACCTGttagtatttatatattatagagaTGACTCATTTCTTGGCCACAAAAAGACCAATTACGTTTTTCACTTTATGATCAGTCAGATGACACGTTTTGTGCTGGGCAGAGTATTCCAAAGAAATTTTTGAGGAAATATGGAGATGATCTATCAAATCCAGTACTTCTTAAGCTTCCAAATGGTTCAAAATGGAACATAGAGCTCAGAAGATGGGAGGGTGAGGCTTGGTTTGACAAGGGTTGGCCAGAGTTCTCTGAGTTTTACTCTCTAGAGCACTGTCACTCCTTAGTTTTTCGATATGAAGGGAATTCCAAATTTCACATTTGCATATTTGATAAAAGTTTCGTAGAGATTGAATATCCATTAACGATGCCAGATAGGAAAGAAACTGACGCGGATGATGACTCTAGTGATGAATCTGATGATCATTCTGATGACGCTTCTCTTGAAATCTTAGACAAATTTCCACCATGCCCAAGAAAATCGAAGGAGAAATCTTCGTTGCCATGTCCTCGGCctcacaagaaaaaaagaacaagttCAAGTGGTAAAgcacaaaacaacattaacTTACAATTGGGTCCAAATCAGAAATGAAATTTATGGAATATTCATTTGGTTTTCCATGTTTTATACTGTTGCCTTTTCTGCCATTCTTCTGTTCTAAGTTGTAATTTCATGTTATATTCTTTTACAGGCAACGTTGATTATCCAGCCAAAAGACATGATCGAGGCACGTCTAGCACCCCAAGATTCCTAAAACAAACACAAGTCGTTCGTGGGAGGATGCATCCATTGACTACAAGTGGAAAAGCTTTAGCTCTTCAGAGAGCAAAAGCATACAAATCTGACAAGCCTTCTTTCATAGTTCCCATGCATCACTCTTATATCGGTCGACATCCAATGGTAAGCTTCTATAGACAACCATTCTGGGCTATCACAACTTCTGCTAAATTGGATGTATAGATCATTTCAGTGTGAAAAAGAATGAAGCAACGATACGTACTTTCACAAAGcaaaatcgtaaatattttctcttcaaaattttcctaacgtcattttcttgttttccttttaattattttcagtGGTTGACATCCGATTTTTCCATCTTTATGGGACATCTTAGTAAGAATTCTGCCAACGTTATCCTGTGGGATTTGGGTGGGAGAGCTTGGGTTGTTGAATTTATAGCAAAACCAAGAGCCAAGTTCCAGTCTGGTTGGCATGAATTTGTGTGCGGCaataatttgaatattaatgatgtatGTGTATTTGTGTTGATTGATGACACTAGACTTGTGTTTGAAGTTGTCATTTTCCGCGCTGTAGAAGCTGCAAATTGCACCTTGTTACCAGGTACATTGTcgtttaaattttgaattaattttgatGGAAGTGCCATAAAGATTAACTATCTATCCCTCATCTATTGCAACATGGGGCAGATGTTGATGGGGAAGAAactgatgaggatgatgattcTGTAGATAGCTTGGATGAACTTCCACCATGCTCAAAAACAAGGAAGATATCTCCAATAGCACCACAGCCTCACAAGAAAAACAGAACATGTTCAACTAGTAAAGCAAAAAATATCGAACATGTTTGTGGCTCATCTAAGACTCGAAAATTTGTAATTCGAAGACCTGAGGTTCCAAGAATGATGCATCCAGTTGCAGCAAGTGGAAAAGATAGAGCTCTTCTGAGAGCTAATGCTTACAAATCTAAATACCCTTCTTTCACGGCTGCTATCCATCCCACAAATATATGTGGATGTTATTTGGTAAGCTTTCTATGTCACATACAACTTCTGCTAAATTCTATCTGTATATGTCATTCTGAAAACAACTAAGCTAGAAAATATACTTCCTTTTGCAGAGCAAATGACATCATAAATATACTCTCACAAAATTTGATTGTTGGTTTTCCTGCTTTCCTGTTTTCTTTTCAGGCTTTGCCAGCCAAGTTTGTCAAGGAACATCTTAACCAGGCTCATGATAAGGTCATCCTTCGTGTTTCGGATGAAAGAACTTGGCATGTCAACTTATGCAAATATGGCAGGGCATTCAGACTCCAGAGATGGATGAGATTTGTGCGAgaaaatcatttggaagttgatgatgtttGTGTGTTTGAGTTGATTAACAACATCAAACCTTTATTTAATGTTGCCCTTTTTCGcgccaaacaagaaaaattgaaagagcAGCCTGATGGATGAAGTAATTGAGGAAGCTGAATATTTCACCAAGAATACTACCATGTTGAATCTGAAAATAGAAGGCAGAGGAGGCCTGCAGATACCAACTTGCTTATATATTTGTCCTCCATTGATGTTTTTGATCACCTTAGAAAGGCACTGATCTAagaatctcttttgtttttgaaatttcaactTCATCTTGAAGATTTACTTTGAAAAAGCATCAATGTAGAAGAtctctatatttttttaagtcaATATCTAATCCATCTCTATATTCTATAGTCATTGTACAATTTGTATTTCAATTATGTGTCTAGTTTGTTGCCGGCCCACTTCCTCTTGGCTCTTCTCTAATCAAGGTCCTATGGATCCATCCAAGTGTGAGGTTTTTATCTCAGTCTGGGTGCAAGTTGGAGAGAGCGACCCTTTATGAACTTCCACTTTTCCCATGGACAAATGGTATTTAATCCATAATTCCTAACATACTTCTCGCATCACAtgaattgtaattaatttaggTAAACGAGAAAATTACcggagttttttatttttttattacttaataaaAAGATGAATATTTCCCAAAATATAAACTATAAAATAAGCTAACAAAGgagtaaaatatttttaaaaaatataggtACTGGTGAGGAGAGTTGGTCAGCAAATGTGATCAacaaatattgtttttaaaaaccaaaacataacTTGGGAAAAGTGAACATTTTGGACGTTTCTCcagcaaaaagcaaaaaaagaagataatacGTTTCTCAGAAGGGGACGGAAGATCGGGatggcaagaaaatcaagtgCAGTAAGAAGAAAACCCTCATTTTTCAAGGCTCTTGTAGGCAACTTCTCTAACCAGCTGGTAAGTCCACCTCCTATTATGTACTCTGTCTACTCTACACTTCcctctaaaaagaaaaatcctttCAATTACTGGAAATGAGAAACCTAAGCTTGTTATATCACAGTGGGTTTTGTAGTTTTGATGATCCAAACCAAAGCTTTGAATCCaacagttttttgtttttgtttttgtttttgggtcaattGAATCAACAGTTTAGATAGAATACTAAAGCTGCATGCTTTACTGGGTGTCGAACAATAgtacttttttgttgttggaaaaGGTCGTACAACAGTACTTTGTAAATCAGTGATATCAGTTTTGGCTGTTCTATGAAGTATGGACCACCAATATCTTATTGTTGTAAATCAATGATATCTTGCTtgcttttttccctttttgatgTAGTTACTTACCCCATTGAGTTCTAAACTGAGttcatattttgtttgtttgttatctATATTTTGTGTTCataatattttgtcttttggcGTCAAATTAGGTTATGCAATGCAATGGGGTCTTAATCCTTTTAAGTCCCTTAAACACCAATGAAAAAAATCTGTAGAATCTGTAAAATGGTTAAGGTTTTGAATTGTTTAACATAAGTGACACCCTTTCTTATGAAAAAATCGTTCCTGTGGTCCTTCAATTTCactttcgttaggacaaatggtcctaccgtcaattttgttatcttttctgttaaatgcaggggcaaaatgatatttttgtattattctTAATTTCTACTATCTGAATATtcatttcacccaaaaaaataaaaataaaaactaaaaaacctTCTTCCTATCCTCGCCATTGCAAGTAGGGTGGGTATGGTTTGGGTGGGGGTGGGGGTTGTAGGAGCTCCATCAGTTGTTGCCGAGATGGTGGATTAATTGGCTTGGTGTCGGGTGGAGGTTGTCCATGGCTTTGTTGGAATATTTATAtggtggaaattaaaaataatacaaaaataccattttgcccaagcatttaacagaaaaagttaataaAACTGATGACATGACCttttgtcctaacgaaactaaagttaaaggaccacaagaacgattttggaaattgagggcCAAAATGCGAATCTGTCAAAGTTCAAGGACCACAAAAATTTCAGTCTTTGTGAATAAACGTTGTTGTTATGTTTGGTGATTGGCTCAagattatatatttgggatttTCTCACAAAGTTCGTTTCTATCTACATATTCCTACTCACTTTTGTCGCAGCAAATCCCGCCAGCATTTCTTGTGCATTTTGATGGTGGAAAAGTGCCTCAGAAGTCCCACCTTCGGACCTCGGCTGGAACTTGGCCTGTTAATGTGAAGAAGGCTGATGACAAGTTCTTTTTCCAAAAGGGTTGGAAGAAATTTGTGCATGACAATGATTTAAAGCTTTGTGAATTTCTAGTCTTTGGATGTGCTGGAGATTTGGGATTCTATGTTGACATTTATGGAAGAAATGGCGGCAAAAGAGAGTTTGTAACGGCCGAAAGGGACAGACCTCATGAAGAGGGACATGGTAATGTATTTCACAGAAAGAGCCCAAGACATCATGGAAAACAGAATTTGCCTTCAATTGATCCCATCAAATATGAAGCAACCGATACTGAATCTGAAACATCAATGCATCCATTGGCTACAACAAGTACTGGAAAAACTATTGCTCTTCAGAGAGACAATAGCTTCAACTCTGAAAAACCTTTTTTCAAGGTTGCATTATGGAACTCGTACATGGATCGAGGTGTGATGGTGAGCTTTCTATAGATAACCCTGCTGAGCCATCACAACTTCTGTTCTGCTCACTTCTATTTATACATGTTTgtctaaaacaaattaagaatAATCATTCACATACCAAATTAAATCTAACATATTCTCTCcagtaaattttattattccctttctttctttttttttttttttttcttcttccagtGTTTGCCAAAAAACTTTGTCAAGACGCATCTCACCAGGCACCGAGCTAATGTTACCCTTCGGGTTTCGGATGGGAGAACTTGGCCTGTCAATTTGATATTTGAAGGTGAAAGAGGCAAACTCGGTGGTGGTTTCATGGCATTTTGCCgagataataatttaaaagttGGTGACATGTGTGTCTTTGTCTTGATTAACAagattgagtttttgtttgaagCTGGCTTTTACCGCAAGACAGAAGCTGCAAATTGCACCGTGCCACCAGGTAAGGAACCTGTTATTTTGTCAAATTCTACTCCTTTTGGTCTGCCCTCTGCAAAACTTAGACatgttttgttctttcttttttgtttcggGGAAGGCAAATCACAGCGGAGGATCAATTGAAGTCAAGTGATTAAAAGAGAAGCCTTCATAGACGAAGCTCTCATGATATGCACCTCCTGCGAAAGATGGTCGTTGACGCCTACAAATTTAAAGAAGTCCAAACATAAGTACTACAAGTTGCCTGTGCATATTTTGCCCTCCGTTATTTTGATCACATTTCAACTGACTCTTCTGAAAGAACATTATGTTATGGATATCACGGGGTGTAGCGACATAGTATTACTattcctttaattttgattttcaacGTCTTCTTAAACAATTCATTTGACTTTGGGCATCAATATGCTAGATCTCTATACTTTTTTCAAAGTGTTTTTATAAACTGAAGGAACAGATTGCCACTCTTCAGGTCAGAGATATACCAGGCATGTGAAGTTTGATTATCTGTTGGCTGGTTTGCATTTGCAAAGCCAAATTCTTTGTTTCAGTAACTATTTGCTGGGCATAAAAGAGATGCCAATgcaaagtcacttttgttttCTCGTCTTTCTTTGGTTTAAAGGAGGCCTAATGAAAAGGAGAGGAGATTCAATTTCCTATTCCCAACAAAGTTGggttttgtattaaaaaaattggtggAAACATTTTGGATTATACAAATTTGAACTTGTTTGGTgcaatttattgtt
Proteins encoded in this region:
- the LOC18770084 gene encoding B3 domain-containing protein At3g17010 isoform X4 — encoded protein: MARKSSAVRRKPSFFKALVGNFSNQLQIPPAFLVHFDGGKVPQKSHLRTSAGTWPVNVKKADDKFFFQKGWKKFVHDNDLKLCEFLVFGCAGDLGFYVDIYGRNGGKREFVTAERDRPHEEGHGNVFHRKSPRHHGKQNLPSIDPIKYEATDTESETSMHPLATTSTGKTIALQRDNSFNSEKPFFKVALWNSYMDRGVMCLPKNFVKTHLTRHRANVTLRVSDGRTWPVNLIFEAGFYRKTEAANCTVPPGKSQRRIN
- the LOC18770084 gene encoding B3 domain-containing protein At3g17010 isoform X2; this translates as MARKSSAVRRKPSFFKALVGNFSNQLQIPPAFLVHFDGGKVPQKSHLRTSAGTWPVNVKKADDKFFFQKGWKKFVHDNDLKLCEFLVFGCAGDLGFYVDIYGRNGGKREFVTAERDRPHEEGHGNVFHRKSPRHHGKQNLPSIDPIKYEATDTESETSMHPLATTSTGKTIALQRDNSFNSEKPFFKVALWNSYMDRGVMCLPKNFVKTHLTRHRANVTLRVSDGRTWPVNLIFEGERGKLGGGFMAFCRDNNLKVGDMCVFVLINKIEFLFEAGFYRKTEAANCTVPPGKSQRRIN
- the LOC18770084 gene encoding B3 domain-containing protein At3g17010 isoform X3, which translates into the protein MARKSSAVRRKPSFFKALVGNFSNQLQIPPAFLVHFDGGKVPQKSHLRTSAGTWPVNVKKADDKFFFQKGWKKFVHDNDLKLCEFLVFGCAGDLGFYVDIYGRNGGKREFVTAERDRPHEEGHGNVFHRKSPRHHGKQNLPSIDPIKYEATDTESETSMHPLATTSTGKTIALQRDNSFNSEKPFFKVALWNSYMDRGVMCLPKNFVKTHLTRHRANVTLRVSDGRTWPVNLIFEAGFYRKTEAANCTVPPAEDQLKSSD
- the LOC18770084 gene encoding B3 domain-containing protein At3g17010 isoform X1; the protein is MARKSSAVRRKPSFFKALVGNFSNQLQIPPAFLVHFDGGKVPQKSHLRTSAGTWPVNVKKADDKFFFQKGWKKFVHDNDLKLCEFLVFGCAGDLGFYVDIYGRNGGKREFVTAERDRPHEEGHGNVFHRKSPRHHGKQNLPSIDPIKYEATDTESETSMHPLATTSTGKTIALQRDNSFNSEKPFFKVALWNSYMDRGVMCLPKNFVKTHLTRHRANVTLRVSDGRTWPVNLIFEGERGKLGGGFMAFCRDNNLKVGDMCVFVLINKIEFLFEAGFYRKTEAANCTVPPAEDQLKSSD
- the LOC18769112 gene encoding B3 domain-containing transcription factor VRN1, with product MTSLRREIGNPTKRFSSSTPHFLMMIPKGTSGDMKLSDDTFCAGQSIPKKFLRKYGDDLSNPVLLKLPNGSKWNIELRRWEGEAWFDKGWPEFSEFYSLEHCHSLVFRYEGNSKFHICIFDKSFVEIEYPLTMPDRKETDADDDSSDESDDHSDDASLEILDKFPPCPRKSKEKSSLPCPRPHKKKRTSSSGNVDYPAKRHDRGTSSTPRFLKQTQVVRGRMHPLTTSGKALALQRAKAYKSDKPSFIVPMHHSYIGRHPMWLTSDFSIFMGHLSKNSANVILWDLGGRAWVVEFIAKPRAKFQSGWHEFVCGNNLNINDVCVFVLIDDTRLVFEVVIFRAVEAANCTLLPDVDGEETDEDDDSVDSLDELPPCSKTRKISPIAPQPHKKNRTCSTSKAKNIEHVCGSSKTRKFVIRRPEVPRMMHPVAASGKDRALLRANAYKSKYPSFTAAIHPTNICGCYLALPAKFVKEHLNQAHDKVILRVSDERTWHVNLCKYGRAFRLQRWMRFVRENHLEVDDVCVFELINNIKPLFNVALFRAKQEKLKEQPDG